The Cheilinus undulatus linkage group 2, ASM1832078v1, whole genome shotgun sequence genome has a window encoding:
- the LOC121525151 gene encoding sialoadhesin-like, which translates to MMRVKNTARLLLLTSLLLTAVWCEKESLYVYSVAGGEAYLPCTNLMTSDCSRISWTFFFKGDGVRYTTEISMGKVGANADKAGRMSLLSNCSLVLRDLRPEDAGSYVCLLDRNATTDVYFSVLSITSGSSITDLQPGGSLSLSCVLFTYFDAGSCKWYSNVFDLSWTAEDGTKLPQDSRYKLISPNRCNVTLLISNLQSRDNNRRLRCQVNTTQSPQDLFLDFKSTFLFGDSSSVQRVIPSESNCDWSEQLPISRIVLCVALPIMVIIVGFFTWRVDQKMAKNRPDIELHEFK; encoded by the exons atgATGAGGGTTAAAAACACGGCCAGACTTCTGCTGCTCACCTCTCTGCTTCTCACAG CTGTTTGGTGTGAAAAGGAGTCCCTGTATGTTTACAGCGTAGCCGGAGGAGAAGCCTACCTCCCATGTACCAACCTGATGACGTCAGACTGCTCCCGTATCAGCTGGacctttttctttaaaggtgATGGGGTACGATACACCACAGAGATCAGCATGGGGAAGGTGGGAGCAAACGCAGACAAGGCCGGCCGTATGTCCCTCTTATCCAACTGCTCTCTCGTCCTGAGAGACCTCCGGCCTGAGGATGCAGGCTCCTACGTCTGTCTGCTGGACAGGAACGCCACCACAGACGTCTACTTCTCTGTCCTCAGCATCACTTCAGGCTCCAGCATCACTGACCTGCAGCCTGGAGGAAGCCTGAGCCTGAGCTGTGTGCTTTTCACCTACTTTGATGCAGGGAGCTGCAAGTGGTACTCCAATGTGTTCGACCTCAGCTGGACGGCCGAAGATGGCACCAAGCTGCCCCAAGACAGCAG GTACAAGCTGATCAGCCCAAACCGCTGTAACGTCACCCTGTTGATCTCAAACCTTCAGAGCAGAGACAACAACAGGAGGCTGAGGTGTCAGGTGAACACCACGCAGAGCCCCCAGGATCTGTTTCTGGACTTTAaatccacatttttgtttggAGATTCTTCTTCTGTCCAGAGAGTGATTCCCTCTGAATCTAACTGTGATTGGTCAGAGCAGCTGCCCATCAGTCGCATTGTGCTGTGTGTGGCTCTACCCATCATGGTGATCATTGTGGGATTCTTCACGTGGAGAGTAGACCAAAAGATGGCCAAAAATAGACCTGACATCGAGCTCCATGAATTTAAATGA
- the kctd14 gene encoding BTB/POZ domain-containing protein KCTD14: protein MSLPDFKSPQKQPAVSSSAVLQLNVGGHMFVTSLGTLRKHPDSKLAELFSGQPKLRTDSQGRYFIDRNGSHFGAILEFLRSDWLPTENIQEVHREAVYYNIKPLIKRLEETPQLFGELVARQQFLSRVPHYKENIEVLIRIARAEAIAARQSTIMICVLRTEEDFGLYDSAINSLEADRESVVTFGPWKAVPSVKDLLDCVKMDIESQGYSVSIQPHIMEKGFMSKSYDFFYRVTFTWW from the exons ATGAGTCTACCAGACTTCAAATCTCCTCAGAAACAGCCCGCAGTCTCG AGCTCTGCAGTTTTGCAGTTGAACGTTGGAGGTCACATGTTCGTCACGTCTCTGGGCACGCTCAGGAAACACCCTGACTCCAAGCTGGCTGAGCTGTTCAGCGGACAGCCCAAACTACGCACAGACTCACAGGGACGCTACTTCATCGACCGCAATGGATCACACTTTGGAGCCATCCTGGAGTTCCTGAGATCAGACTGGCTGCCCACGGAGAACATCCAGGAG GTTCACAGGGAGGCAGTATACTACAACATCAAACCTCTGATCAAACGTCTGGAGGAAACTCCTCAGTTGTTTGGAGAGCTGGTGGCCAGGCAGCAGTTCCTCTCCAGAGTCCCTCATTATAAAGAAAACATCGAG GTTTTGATTCGCATCGCCAGAGCCGAGGCCATAGCTGCTCGTCAGTCCACCATCATGATCTGTGTGCTGCGGACAGAGGAGGATTTTGGTCTCTATGACAGCGCCATCAACAGCCTGGAGGCGGATAGGGAGTCAGTGGTGACGTTTGGACCGTGGAAGGCCGTCCCGTCTGTTAAAGACCTGCTGGACTGTGTAAAGATGGACATTGAGAGTCAGGGCTACAGCGTTAGCATCCAACCTCACATCATGGAGAAGGGCTTCATGTCCAAGAGCTACGACTTCTTCTACAGAGTGACGTTCACCTGGTGGTGA